The sequence below is a genomic window from Ornithobacterium rhinotracheale.
ACGACCAAGATTTCGTGCTCGAAACTATTGAAACATTGGAAAACTTAATCGAATCTGATAATTTAAAAGACGAGGAGCTTGATGTAATCGGCGAATTGCTTTCAAATTTCTATGGCGCCATCGAGGTGAATAAGATGATTAAGGACGGTAAATCTCAACGAGAAGCCCTAAACTCCTTTATGCAGCGCGTAACGGGCTCTATTGATAAATAAGATTAATAATTTTTCTTTTCATAATAAATAGTTAATTAAAAAAGAGCGGTACTTTAATGTATCGCTCTTTTTGTGTATAGATTAAACGCTATGATTTTTATTTAGCCTTTGCCCAAGTATCGCGCAGTGGCACAGTGCGGTTAAAAATATAACTCCCCTCACCAAAATCCTTCATATCTGCTACAAAATAGCCCAAGCGCTGGAATTGGAATCTATCTTCGGGCTTAGCCTCTTTTAAAGAAGGCTCGGCATAGGCTTGAATTACTTTTAATGAATCAGGGTTTATGTACTCCAAGAAATCCACTTCCTTATCTGCATCGGGCGCCTCCACGGTGAAAAGCCTGTCATATAATCTCACCTCGATGGGTAGATTTTGCTCCGCAGACACCCAGTGCAGAGTGCCTTTTACGCGGCGCATACTTGCTTCTGTTCCGCTTCCGCTCTTGCTTTCTTCATCATAGGTAGCATAAATGGTGGTGATATTGCCCTCGACATCTTTCTCCACTCGGGTAGCCTTGATGATGTAGGCACCTTTTAGGCGCACCTCTTTACCTATGGAAAGTCTGAAAAATTTCTTAGGCGCCTCTTCCATAAAGTCCTCCCGCTCAATGTATAGCTCTCGCGTGAATGGCACTTCTCGGAAGCCTGCCGCTTCATCTTCTGGATTATTTTCCACTTTTAAATTTTCCACTCGTCCCTCGGGATAGTTTTCTATGACTAATTTCACGGGGTCTAGCACGGCAAATACACGGGGGGTAGTGGCATTAAGCTCCTCGCGCACGGCGTGTTCTAGCAAAGAAACATCAATTACATTATCGCGTTTTGCAATCCCTGCTTTTTCCCAAAAAGTTTTAAGCGAATTGGGGGTAAAGCCGCGGCGTCTCAACCCAGAAATAGTGGGCATACGCGGGTCGTCCCAGCCAGAAACATGATTTTCTTCTACTAATTTTTTAAGCTTACGCTTACTGGTAATCATATAGCTCACATTACCACGAGCAAATTCTCTTTGTTTTGGTTTTAAAGTTCCTCCCTCGTGCACTTGCTCCACATACCAGTCATAGAGTGGGCGGTGGTTTTCAAATTCGAGTGAGCATAGGGAGTGAGAGATTCGCTCAATGTAATCGCTCTCGCCGTGAGCCCAATCATACATAGGGTAAATTTTCCACTTGTCGCCTGTACGGTGGTGAGGGCGGTTTAGCATACGATACATCACGGGGTCTCGCATATTCATATTTGGT
It includes:
- a CDS encoding DUF6952 family protein is translated as MRLPLIKHINGFIEENDQDFVLETIETLENLIESDNLKDEELDVIGELLSNFYGAIEVNKMIKDGKSQREALNSFMQRVTGSIDK
- a CDS encoding glutamine--tRNA ligase/YqeY domain fusion protein — its product is MSKEHNAANFIEQIINGDLSKGLPKNELRFRFPPEPNGYLHIGHAKAICLNFGLGEKYNAPVNLRFDDTNPEAEEQEFVDSIQKDVEWLGFKWDKICFTSDYFEQLYDWAIEMIKQGKAYVDDQSSEQIVAQRKTPFEAGEESPYRNRSVEENLRLFEEMKNGEVPDGSRVLRAKIDMASPNMNMRDPVMYRMLNRPHHRTGDKWKIYPMYDWAHGESDYIERISHSLCSLEFENHRPLYDWYVEQVHEGGTLKPKQREFARGNVSYMITSKRKLKKLVEENHVSGWDDPRMPTISGLRRRGFTPNSLKTFWEKAGIAKRDNVIDVSLLEHAVREELNATTPRVFAVLDPVKLVIENYPEGRVENLKVENNPEDEAAGFREVPFTRELYIEREDFMEEAPKKFFRLSIGKEVRLKGAYIIKATRVEKDVEGNITTIYATYDEESKSGSGTEASMRRVKGTLHWVSAEQNLPIEVRLYDRLFTVEAPDADKEVDFLEYINPDSLKVIQAYAEPSLKEAKPEDRFQFQRLGYFVADMKDFGEGSYIFNRTVPLRDTWAKAK